The following coding sequences are from one Wenzhouxiangella sp. AB-CW3 window:
- a CDS encoding Crp/Fnr family transcriptional regulator — protein sequence MTGSQATTDDLRVFPLLNALEAEQREEALAHSRIVQVERGEQLFRQGEPARRIWLCRSGQLKLFRLSSDGHEKIVAIIQPGRSFAEATMFLPERRYPVNCAALKPSELVGFDADALVATLRESPDACFRLLGTLSCRIQEKINQIESLALQNAHLRVAHYLLDVYRQQESRGPFRLEASKKHIAGLLAIQPETLSRSLAILQNNGVIDMQARRITVRAPEELQQIARGSSQPRA from the coding sequence ATGACTGGCTCCCAGGCTACAACCGACGATCTCAGGGTATTTCCTCTGCTCAACGCGCTCGAAGCCGAGCAGAGAGAAGAGGCGCTGGCGCACTCCCGCATTGTTCAAGTCGAGCGCGGCGAGCAACTTTTCCGGCAAGGAGAGCCGGCCCGGCGCATCTGGCTGTGCCGTTCGGGACAACTCAAGCTGTTTCGCCTGTCCAGTGACGGCCATGAGAAGATCGTGGCCATCATTCAGCCCGGGAGAAGTTTCGCCGAGGCCACGATGTTTCTGCCCGAGCGCCGTTACCCGGTCAACTGTGCGGCACTCAAGCCCAGCGAACTGGTCGGATTCGATGCCGACGCGCTGGTGGCCACGCTCAGGGAGTCCCCGGATGCGTGCTTTCGTCTGCTCGGCACGCTCAGTTGCCGGATTCAGGAAAAGATCAACCAGATCGAATCGCTGGCATTGCAGAACGCCCATTTGCGTGTCGCTCACTACCTGCTTGACGTCTATCGCCAGCAGGAATCGCGGGGTCCGTTCCGGCTGGAAGCGAGCAAGAAGCATATTGCCGGATTGCTCGCCATTCAGCCAGAAACCCTTTCGCGCAGCCTGGCTATTCTGCAGAACAACGGGGTGATCGACATGCAGGCCCGCCGCATTACCGTGCGGGCGCCCGAGGAGCTTCAGCAGATTGCCCGGGGCTCGTCCCAGCCCCGGGCATAG
- the cyoE gene encoding heme o synthase: MSRRPLDTTQALPAVAPPPAVSLVALCTALFKVRIGFAITLAALGGAVLAAGQWPPLLDTLILSVAVLLAASGAGAYNHYYDRDIDAVMGRTRGRPFVNGLISARTAWPVLFFAMIAAGSGLAAWHFNLAAGLFTAAGALTYAIVYTMWLKRRTDLNIVIGGAAGSWAVLAGAAATGEFGSTAVLWLALVLFLWTPSHFWSLAIALADDYRRAKVPMLPVTRGVTTAVRWNWINTLLLAASTVALAVVVNTPLLWLGALAGSGWLLWTTWQMVRDPVRGKAMTAFKASLIQLGALLAGLFTAFMVPG, from the coding sequence ATGAGCCGGCGTCCCCTCGACACCACCCAGGCCCTGCCGGCGGTTGCTCCGCCGCCGGCAGTCTCCCTGGTCGCACTGTGCACCGCGCTGTTCAAGGTGCGCATCGGCTTTGCCATCACCCTGGCGGCCTTGGGCGGCGCGGTGCTGGCCGCGGGCCAGTGGCCACCGCTGCTCGATACGCTGATCCTGTCGGTGGCGGTGCTGCTGGCCGCGTCGGGGGCCGGCGCCTACAACCACTACTATGACCGCGATATCGACGCGGTCATGGGCCGCACCCGCGGCCGTCCCTTCGTCAACGGCCTGATCAGCGCCAGAACCGCCTGGCCGGTGCTGTTTTTCGCCATGATTGCGGCTGGTTCCGGCCTGGCCGCCTGGCACTTCAACCTGGCCGCGGGGCTGTTCACCGCCGCCGGCGCGCTGACCTACGCCATCGTCTACACGATGTGGCTGAAGCGGCGCACCGACCTCAATATCGTCATAGGCGGTGCCGCCGGCAGCTGGGCCGTGCTGGCCGGCGCCGCGGCAACCGGCGAATTCGGTTCCACCGCCGTGTTGTGGCTGGCCCTGGTGCTGTTTCTCTGGACCCCATCGCATTTCTGGAGCCTGGCCATCGCCCTGGCCGACGATTACCGTCGCGCCAAGGTGCCGATGCTGCCGGTCACCCGGGGCGTGACAACCGCCGTGCGCTGGAACTGGATCAACACGCTGCTGCTGGCTGCCAGTACTGTGGCGCTGGCCGTGGTCGTGAACACGCCGCTTCTGTGGCTGGGTGCACTGGCCGGTTCGGGCTGGCTGCTGTGGACCACCTGGCAGATGGTGCGCGACCCGGTGCGCGGCAAGGCCATGACCGCCTTCAAGGCCTCGCTGATTCAACTGGGTGCGCTGCTGGCCGGCCTTTTCACCGCCTTCATGGTGCCGGGATGA
- a CDS encoding ATP-binding cassette domain-containing protein, whose translation MGPVSLSVRAGEVLGLGGANGAGKSTLLKALTGAAKIHSGRILRDPAVRLAHHRQRPERPPELPLLGRELLALLDAEGNPPALIRPLLDRPIAEMSGGQYQFLQAWACLNSPVDVVLLDEPTNNLDGEAIEALGEVLGSLSPERAVVLVSHEQAFLNKHCHRRHDIEPWVS comes from the coding sequence GTGGGCCCCGTTTCTTTGTCCGTGCGCGCAGGCGAAGTGCTGGGCCTGGGCGGTGCCAACGGCGCCGGCAAGTCCACCCTGCTCAAGGCGCTAACTGGCGCGGCGAAGATTCATTCCGGGCGAATCCTGCGTGACCCGGCGGTGCGTCTCGCACACCACCGCCAGCGCCCCGAGCGTCCACCGGAGCTGCCGCTGCTCGGCCGGGAGCTGCTCGCCCTGCTTGATGCCGAGGGCAATCCGCCGGCACTGATCCGTCCACTGCTCGACCGTCCCATCGCAGAAATGAGCGGTGGACAGTACCAGTTCCTCCAGGCCTGGGCTTGTCTCAACAGTCCGGTGGACGTGGTTCTGCTCGATGAGCCCACCAACAATCTCGACGGCGAGGCCATCGAGGCACTGGGCGAGGTGCTGGGGAGCCTGTCGCCCGAACGTGCCGTGGTCCTGGTCAGCCATGAGCAGGCCTTTCTCAACAAACACTGCCATCGCCGCCACGATATCGAGCCATGGGTGAGCTGA
- a CDS encoding hydrogenase iron-sulfur subunit translates to MTTPQAHALPGSARRLLARLEMPLSRAFDGVHNPMHHLGALTIFFFYVALVTGIYLFIFYRTSLEGAWESVEYLTHEQWYAGGILRSLHRYASDAAVITLGLHIVREMIRSRHKGPRWFSWLTGVPLIWIVLWFGISGYWMVWDELAQYVAVGSARLMDWLPIFTDPMSRNFISNEAVSSRLFTLIAFIHLVGLPIIAVLAIWFHLLRVRRPRINPTRKLMLGSLVALLVLSVLVPVYSHPPADLDRVPLSLDIDWFYLAIFPLMSLTSEGFVWLVAGGGTLVLAALPWLPPAKKPPVAEVHLPDCTGCGFCAEDCPYGAIDMVERSDERNFKLEAKVNPDLCVSCGICTGSCPSSSPFRQRRPLTTGIEMPHFTMEDFRLQIDVAADKARGAVLVFGCDHGPRVERVAGPKTHTVSLPCVGMIPPAGIDYAMRSTGYSGVAIAGCEGCDCHHRLGDDFTRQRIERERQPGLRKRVPRERLLTVWMKTGDETRLDQKLTEFGKHLADLSGEEEQTDPQESGRREEVQ, encoded by the coding sequence ATGACTACCCCGCAAGCACACGCGCTGCCAGGATCGGCCAGGCGCCTCCTGGCAAGGCTGGAAATGCCGTTGTCGCGGGCCTTCGACGGCGTGCACAATCCCATGCATCACCTCGGTGCGCTGACCATCTTCTTTTTCTACGTCGCCCTGGTCACCGGCATCTACCTGTTCATCTTCTACCGCACCAGCCTGGAAGGGGCCTGGGAATCGGTGGAATATCTCACGCACGAGCAATGGTATGCCGGCGGCATCCTGCGCAGCCTGCACCGCTATGCTTCAGACGCCGCGGTGATCACTCTGGGTCTGCATATCGTTCGCGAGATGATACGCAGCCGCCACAAGGGCCCACGCTGGTTCTCCTGGCTGACCGGTGTGCCGTTGATCTGGATCGTGCTGTGGTTCGGCATTTCCGGCTACTGGATGGTGTGGGACGAGCTGGCCCAGTACGTGGCCGTGGGTAGCGCGCGGCTGATGGACTGGCTGCCGATCTTCACCGACCCGATGAGCCGCAACTTCATCAGCAATGAGGCGGTCAGCAGTCGCCTGTTCACGCTGATCGCCTTTATCCACTTGGTCGGCCTGCCCATCATCGCGGTGCTGGCGATCTGGTTCCACCTGCTCAGGGTTCGTCGCCCGCGCATCAACCCGACGCGCAAGCTGATGCTGGGCAGCCTGGTCGCACTACTGGTGCTGTCGGTGCTGGTGCCGGTCTACAGCCACCCGCCGGCCGATCTCGACCGCGTCCCGCTGTCGCTGGACATCGACTGGTTCTACCTGGCCATCTTCCCGCTGATGTCTCTGACCTCCGAGGGCTTCGTGTGGCTGGTCGCCGGTGGCGGCACCCTGGTGCTGGCCGCCCTGCCGTGGCTGCCGCCGGCCAAGAAGCCGCCTGTCGCCGAAGTGCACCTGCCCGACTGTACCGGCTGCGGTTTCTGTGCCGAGGACTGCCCCTACGGCGCCATCGACATGGTCGAGCGCAGCGACGAGCGCAATTTCAAACTCGAGGCCAAGGTCAATCCCGACCTGTGCGTGTCCTGCGGGATCTGCACGGGATCTTGCCCGTCCTCCTCGCCGTTTCGCCAGCGCCGACCGCTGACCACCGGCATCGAGATGCCGCACTTCACCATGGAAGATTTCCGGCTGCAGATCGATGTGGCGGCAGACAAGGCGCGCGGAGCGGTGCTGGTGTTCGGCTGCGACCACGGCCCGCGGGTCGAACGCGTGGCCGGTCCGAAGACCCATACCGTCAGCTTGCCCTGCGTGGGTATGATTCCGCCCGCGGGCATCGACTACGCCATGCGTTCGACGGGCTATTCCGGGGTGGCGATTGCCGGCTGCGAGGGCTGCGACTGTCACCACCGCCTCGGCGATGATTTCACCCGCCAGCGCATCGAACGCGAACGCCAGCCCGGCCTGCGCAAACGGGTGCCGCGCGAACGTCTTTTGACGGTATGGATGAAGACAGGTGACGAAACCCGGCTGGATCAGAAACTGACCGAATTCGGTAAACACCTGGCCGACCTTTCCGGCGAAGAAGAGCAAACCGACCCGCAGGAGTCGGGCCGGCGCGAGGAAGTGCAATGA
- a CDS encoding COX15/CtaA family protein, translating to MNFIERRNERILGRWLMACCLVLLILVIVGGATRLTGSGLSMVEWQPLTVIPPMNEESWMAEFDAYRASPEYQKINYGMSLSEFKVIYWWEFGHRLLARGLGLVFALPLLFFWVRGMVPVRLRWPLLGLLALGGFQGWLGWYMVQSGLVDIPRVSPYRLAAHLGVALVIFAIMFRLALSLLWPGPRRPAPRRWRPWTIALLAMVSVTIIWGAFVAGLNAGLVYNTFPLMAGQWIPHGILGLEPTWRNLFENTATVQFIHRVLAVVTFVIALVAWLRVWKREPDARIRWTFHALFAVVAIQVGLGIATLLTYVPVTLGTIHQGVAVLVLAAVIGADYLADRDPSGERQTAHETRLTTA from the coding sequence ATGAATTTTATTGAACGACGTAACGAGCGCATTCTCGGCCGCTGGCTGATGGCCTGCTGCCTGGTCCTCCTGATCCTGGTGATCGTGGGCGGAGCCACCCGTCTGACCGGTTCGGGCCTGTCCATGGTCGAGTGGCAGCCGCTGACAGTGATTCCGCCCATGAACGAGGAGTCATGGATGGCGGAGTTCGACGCCTACCGCGCCAGCCCGGAGTACCAGAAGATCAACTACGGCATGTCGCTGTCGGAATTCAAGGTGATTTACTGGTGGGAGTTCGGCCATCGCCTGCTGGCTCGCGGACTGGGCCTGGTCTTCGCCCTGCCGTTGCTATTTTTCTGGGTACGCGGCATGGTGCCCGTGCGGCTGCGCTGGCCTCTGCTCGGCCTACTGGCCCTGGGCGGCTTTCAGGGCTGGCTGGGCTGGTACATGGTGCAGAGCGGACTGGTCGACATCCCGCGCGTGAGCCCCTATCGCCTGGCCGCTCATCTGGGCGTGGCCCTGGTGATATTCGCGATCATGTTCCGGTTGGCGCTGAGCCTGCTCTGGCCGGGGCCCCGGAGACCGGCTCCTCGGCGCTGGCGGCCGTGGACCATCGCCTTGCTGGCCATGGTTTCGGTCACCATCATCTGGGGCGCTTTCGTGGCCGGCCTCAACGCCGGGCTGGTCTACAACACATTCCCGCTGATGGCCGGCCAGTGGATCCCGCATGGGATTCTGGGGCTGGAGCCGACCTGGCGGAACCTGTTTGAAAACACGGCCACCGTGCAATTCATTCATCGCGTACTGGCCGTGGTCACTTTTGTCATCGCCCTGGTCGCCTGGCTGCGGGTCTGGAAGAGAGAACCCGATGCCCGTATCCGGTGGACCTTTCACGCTCTGTTTGCGGTGGTGGCCATACAGGTGGGCCTGGGAATCGCCACCCTGCTGACGTATGTCCCGGTCACTCTGGGCACGATTCATCAGGGTGTGGCGGTGCTGGTGCTGGCGGCAGTCATCGGGGCCGACTACCTGGCCGACCGCGACCCGTCGGGTGAGCGCCAGACCGCGCACGAGACCCGTCTGACCACGGCCTGA
- a CDS encoding SCO family protein, translating to MNAWARAIAAALALLLAATAEADINREAIEVSQAALGREVRDIELIDTNGEAHRLADFYGAPLVISVIYTACVHSCSVSTQHINRVVQIARNALGDASFNFLTIGFDYPVDTPDAMKHYARRHGVRDPNWHFMASRNPDELEQLMEDVGFIYQESSRGYDHTVQVTIIDQEGRVYRQVYGEIFDTPLLVEPMKDLVLGRPSPDDGLLTRVANRVRLFCTVYDARGDRYYFDYSLFMGIFIGTVILALALGWLGVEIVHYRRRRTV from the coding sequence ATGAACGCCTGGGCGCGCGCAATCGCGGCGGCCCTGGCGCTGTTGCTTGCCGCAACCGCCGAAGCCGACATCAATCGCGAAGCCATCGAGGTCAGCCAGGCCGCCCTGGGGCGTGAAGTGCGCGATATCGAACTGATCGATACCAACGGCGAGGCCCATCGACTGGCCGACTTCTACGGCGCCCCGCTGGTCATTTCGGTGATCTACACCGCCTGCGTGCATTCGTGCAGCGTCAGCACGCAGCACATCAACCGCGTCGTCCAGATCGCGCGCAATGCCCTGGGCGATGCCAGCTTCAACTTTCTCACCATCGGCTTCGACTACCCGGTCGACACCCCGGATGCCATGAAGCACTACGCCCGCCGGCACGGCGTGCGCGACCCGAACTGGCACTTCATGGCCAGCCGCAATCCCGATGAACTCGAACAGCTCATGGAGGATGTCGGCTTCATCTACCAGGAGTCCTCACGCGGCTACGATCACACCGTGCAGGTCACCATCATCGACCAGGAAGGCCGTGTCTACCGCCAGGTCTACGGCGAGATCTTCGATACGCCTTTGCTGGTCGAGCCGATGAAAGATCTGGTGCTGGGTCGGCCCTCGCCCGACGACGGCCTGCTGACCCGGGTAGCCAACCGCGTGCGCCTGTTCTGCACCGTCTACGACGCCCGCGGCGACCGCTACTACTTCGATTATTCCCTGTTCATGGGCATCTTCATTGGCACCGTCATTCTCGCGCTCGCGCTGGGCTGGCTGGGCGTGGAGATTGTCCACTACCGTCGCCGGAGAACGGTATGA
- a CDS encoding cbb3-type cytochrome c oxidase subunit I codes for MKPEFRTCPDSGLVLHRPAENLIKANAIAAVVFLAVGGLLGLLVALTRWPAVQLLDAELFYTVLTGHGIVTLLVWILFFEMALLYFCSSVLLRCRIATPRLGWVAFGLMTVGAAITAVAILQGGSSVMFTSYVPMPAEPHFYLGLILFAVGALIGTFIFFGTLVIAKDEKTYEGSIPLVTFGALTAAIIAVFTIACGAIILIPTFLWSIGYISEIDALMYRLIWWGMGHSSQQINVAAHVAVWYAIAAIVFGAKPMSEKVSRGAFFLYILFISIASAHHLLGDPGLSTEWKIFNTSYAMYLAVLASLVHGLTVPGAIEVAQREKGHDKGLFEWLRKAPWGNPVFSGMFLSLVGFGFIGGISGVVMGAEQINFLIHNTIYVPGHFHGTVALGTTLAFMALSLWLVPVLFRRELIWPKLAMWQPWLFGIGTALQAFFMMGAGTLGVSRRHWDMAFAGSAFEWAYPGMAYTMMALNGVSAIMAVAGGAIFVLVIVGTILFGKKKGAAEYSSSKPAVLTGPAESLTGHGNIGLGIKGFPAPGTFILAMFLLLVFVVYYFINYGYLASVWKFS; via the coding sequence ATGAAACCCGAATTCAGAACCTGTCCGGACTCGGGCCTGGTCTTGCACCGCCCGGCCGAAAACCTGATCAAGGCCAATGCCATCGCCGCGGTCGTCTTTCTGGCCGTCGGTGGCCTGCTTGGCCTGCTGGTGGCGCTGACGCGCTGGCCGGCCGTGCAACTGCTCGATGCCGAGCTCTTCTACACGGTGCTGACCGGCCACGGGATCGTCACCCTGCTGGTGTGGATCCTGTTTTTCGAAATGGCACTGCTGTATTTCTGCTCGTCGGTGCTGCTGCGCTGTCGCATCGCCACACCGCGCCTGGGCTGGGTCGCTTTCGGCCTGATGACCGTCGGTGCGGCCATCACCGCCGTGGCCATTCTGCAGGGCGGCTCGAGCGTGATGTTTACCTCCTATGTGCCGATGCCGGCCGAACCGCACTTCTACCTCGGATTGATATTGTTCGCGGTGGGGGCGCTGATCGGTACCTTCATCTTCTTCGGTACGCTGGTCATTGCCAAAGACGAGAAGACCTACGAGGGCTCCATTCCGCTGGTGACCTTCGGCGCGCTGACCGCGGCAATTATTGCCGTGTTCACCATTGCCTGCGGCGCGATCATCCTGATCCCCACTTTCCTGTGGTCGATTGGCTATATCAGCGAGATCGATGCCTTGATGTACCGCCTGATCTGGTGGGGCATGGGCCACTCCTCGCAGCAGATCAACGTCGCCGCCCACGTGGCCGTGTGGTACGCCATCGCCGCGATTGTCTTTGGCGCCAAGCCGATGTCGGAGAAGGTCAGCCGCGGCGCGTTCTTCCTCTACATCCTGTTCATTTCGATTGCCTCGGCCCACCACCTGCTCGGTGACCCGGGCCTGTCGACCGAATGGAAGATCTTCAATACCTCCTATGCCATGTACCTGGCCGTACTCGCCAGCCTGGTCCACGGCCTGACCGTACCCGGCGCCATCGAGGTCGCCCAGCGCGAGAAGGGTCACGACAAAGGCCTGTTCGAGTGGCTCAGGAAAGCACCCTGGGGCAATCCGGTGTTCTCCGGCATGTTCCTGTCGCTGGTCGGCTTCGGCTTTATCGGCGGCATCTCCGGCGTGGTCATGGGCGCCGAGCAGATCAACTTCCTGATCCACAACACCATCTACGTGCCCGGTCACTTCCACGGCACGGTGGCGCTGGGTACCACGCTGGCGTTCATGGCGCTGTCGCTGTGGCTGGTGCCGGTGCTGTTCCGGCGCGAGCTGATCTGGCCGAAGCTGGCCATGTGGCAGCCGTGGCTGTTCGGTATCGGTACCGCGTTGCAGGCCTTCTTCATGATGGGCGCGGGCACGCTGGGTGTATCGCGTCGCCACTGGGACATGGCCTTTGCCGGTTCGGCCTTTGAATGGGCCTACCCGGGCATGGCCTACACCATGATGGCCCTCAATGGTGTCAGCGCCATCATGGCCGTGGCCGGCGGCGCCATCTTCGTACTGGTCATCGTCGGCACCATCCTGTTCGGCAAGAAGAAGGGCGCGGCGGAGTACTCGAGCAGCAAGCCGGCGGTCCTGACCGGTCCGGCCGAGTCGCTGACCGGCCATGGCAACATCGGTCTGGGCATCAAGGGCTTCCCGGCACCGGGGACCTTCATCCTGGCGATGTTCCTGCTGCTGGTGTTCGTCGTCTACTACTTCATCAACTACGGCTACCTGGCCTCGGTCTGGAAGTTCAGCTGA
- a CDS encoding cytochrome C oxidase subunit II: MTALQPPSKKIWWKQPVDRVEIVWIGIALVWCLIMFFFMPFWHVYGDQNYSGEAYRVQPERFAEKVNEFVAEHTVRHETDRQIPVVRPPAGSDIYLLGRLWDWYPILELEKGETYRLHVSSTDWQHGLSIQPININFQVLPGYEMVLQITPTETGEYAVVCNEYCGIMHHAMLSKLYVVESGRNQGEPSS; encoded by the coding sequence ATGACTGCATTGCAACCCCCATCGAAAAAGATCTGGTGGAAACAACCCGTCGACCGGGTCGAGATCGTCTGGATCGGCATCGCCCTGGTGTGGTGCCTGATCATGTTCTTCTTCATGCCCTTCTGGCATGTCTACGGCGATCAGAACTACTCCGGCGAGGCCTACCGCGTACAGCCCGAGCGCTTCGCCGAGAAGGTCAACGAGTTCGTTGCCGAGCACACCGTGCGCCACGAGACCGACCGCCAGATCCCGGTCGTCAGGCCGCCGGCAGGCTCGGACATTTATCTGCTTGGCCGCCTGTGGGACTGGTACCCAATTCTCGAGCTCGAGAAGGGCGAGACCTATCGCCTGCATGTCTCTTCCACCGATTGGCAGCACGGCCTGTCGATTCAGCCGATCAACATCAATTTCCAGGTGCTGCCCGGCTACGAGATGGTGCTGCAGATCACCCCCACCGAAACCGGCGAATACGCTGTGGTGTGCAACGAGTATTGCGGAATCATGCACCACGCCATGCTGAGCAAGCTCTACGTCGTTGAAAGCGGTCGCAACCAGGGAGAACCGTCGTCATGA
- a CDS encoding metal ABC transporter substrate-binding protein, with protein MKRLFLTLILLLASMAASAEVRVVATVPNMGMLAETVGGDAVHVTVLAPPDRDAHYLEARPSMMAALRRADLVVAVGAELEVGWLPAALQGAHNPNVQVGRQGYFEGAAQIDLIQVGLVADRAHGDVHPAGNPHYYFDPIRMGEVAQALAERLTDFAPDHADQFRANAREFAEQAAEHVERWQGMTEGAPGAVFYHKDVDYLAELMGIEILGYIEPLPGIPPTARHLSELVSSLRGEEGVILYADFQPSRGPEFVSRELGWWQQQLPNQVEIGADSDAYFDLINRWVEAFKP; from the coding sequence ATGAAGAGACTGTTCCTGACACTGATTCTTTTGCTGGCGTCCATGGCGGCCAGTGCCGAAGTGCGCGTGGTCGCCACCGTGCCCAACATGGGCATGCTGGCCGAAACCGTTGGCGGTGATGCCGTGCATGTGACCGTGCTGGCGCCACCGGATCGCGACGCCCACTACCTGGAAGCGCGTCCGTCCATGATGGCCGCGCTGCGCCGGGCCGACCTGGTGGTCGCCGTCGGCGCCGAACTGGAAGTGGGCTGGCTGCCGGCCGCGCTGCAGGGCGCGCACAACCCCAACGTTCAGGTCGGGCGCCAGGGCTACTTCGAGGGCGCGGCCCAGATCGACCTGATCCAGGTCGGACTTGTAGCCGACCGGGCCCATGGTGATGTCCACCCGGCGGGCAATCCGCACTACTACTTCGATCCCATTCGCATGGGCGAGGTAGCCCAAGCCCTGGCCGAGCGTCTGACTGATTTTGCGCCGGACCATGCCGACCAGTTCCGGGCCAATGCCCGTGAATTCGCCGAGCAGGCCGCCGAGCACGTCGAGCGCTGGCAGGGCATGACCGAAGGCGCTCCGGGTGCGGTGTTCTATCACAAGGATGTGGACTACCTGGCCGAGTTGATGGGTATCGAGATTCTCGGCTACATCGAGCCGCTGCCTGGCATTCCGCCGACCGCGCGTCATCTGAGCGAACTGGTGAGCAGTCTGCGCGGCGAGGAAGGTGTTATTCTTTACGCCGATTTCCAGCCCTCGCGCGGACCGGAGTTTGTCTCGCGCGAGTTGGGCTGGTGGCAGCAACAATTGCCCAACCAGGTCGAGATCGGTGCTGACAGCGATGCCTATTTCGACCTGATCAACCGCTGGGTGGAGGCTTTCAAACCCTGA
- a CDS encoding metal ABC transporter permease: MGELIFLDPMFRVPFFNGLILAVVLSLMGAYLRLRDEWLAAFALSHVAAAGGVLSLPLGLPVVVTASMAAGVVALLLNLLPRANNNHYAWTILLGWSAALIFAANTHQGSVVAESLLRGQLYFSHLGHLWAAGALLLLLLVSLPWLSKRLMTGRFFPDFFTANRLPAWRHRLLFGALVVFATVLGTVAMGAVPAFAMFFVPAWVAFALCRGWRKALLVTVALGVLAYLAGFGLAMQFDQPFGATLVVLLAMLAPLRLLGRLGKI; encoded by the coding sequence ATGGGTGAGCTGATCTTTCTCGACCCGATGTTCCGGGTGCCGTTTTTCAATGGCCTGATCCTGGCCGTGGTGCTGTCGCTGATGGGTGCCTACCTGCGCTTGCGTGACGAGTGGCTGGCGGCTTTTGCGCTGTCACATGTCGCAGCGGCCGGCGGTGTGCTGTCCCTGCCGCTGGGCTTGCCGGTGGTGGTCACCGCCTCGATGGCCGCCGGCGTGGTCGCCTTGCTGCTCAACCTGTTGCCCCGGGCCAACAATAATCACTATGCCTGGACCATCCTGCTGGGCTGGTCAGCGGCCCTGATCTTCGCGGCCAACACTCACCAGGGTTCGGTGGTGGCGGAAAGCCTTTTGCGAGGGCAGCTTTACTTCAGCCATCTCGGTCACCTGTGGGCGGCCGGAGCGTTGCTGCTATTGCTGCTGGTCAGCCTGCCCTGGTTATCCAAACGGCTGATGACCGGGCGCTTCTTTCCTGATTTCTTCACTGCCAACCGCCTGCCGGCCTGGCGTCACCGCCTGCTCTTTGGTGCCCTGGTCGTTTTTGCCACCGTGCTCGGCACCGTCGCCATGGGGGCAGTACCTGCTTTTGCCATGTTCTTCGTGCCTGCCTGGGTAGCCTTTGCCCTTTGTCGTGGATGGAGGAAGGCGTTGCTCGTCACCGTGGCACTGGGCGTGCTGGCCTACCTGGCTGGATTTGGTCTTGCCATGCAGTTTGATCAGCCATTTGGAGCCACCCTGGTGGTGCTGCTGGCCATGTTGGCGCCGCTCAGGCTTCTGGGTCGATTGGGCAAGATCTGA
- a CDS encoding DUF1566 domain-containing protein: MPARLTIPTALAVTLIIAACGGADDAPPVSDSWSRIGPDGETLADNDPDHHCIFDERTGLMWEVKREDAGLHQPGQQYSWYFADEQINMGEPGARDDGDCVNSRCDTEGFASAVNEAGLCGFHDWRVPTRNEMMTLGDRRLMDETGLIVDPAWLPHVKAGEYWASETFRLYPQSAWAVDMRHGLDRADHKKEVKAVRLVRQHRTPAQEIDG, from the coding sequence ATGCCTGCAAGATTGACCATTCCGACGGCTCTGGCCGTCACCCTTATCATCGCGGCCTGTGGCGGCGCGGACGATGCGCCGCCGGTTTCAGACTCCTGGTCGCGCATTGGACCGGACGGTGAGACACTGGCCGACAACGACCCGGACCACCACTGCATCTTCGACGAGCGCACCGGCCTGATGTGGGAGGTCAAGCGCGAGGATGCCGGGCTGCATCAGCCCGGCCAACAGTATTCCTGGTACTTTGCCGATGAGCAGATCAACATGGGTGAACCGGGCGCCCGCGATGACGGCGATTGTGTAAACTCGCGCTGTGACACGGAAGGCTTTGCCAGCGCGGTCAACGAGGCCGGCTTGTGCGGCTTTCACGACTGGCGCGTGCCGACCCGCAATGAAATGATGACACTGGGCGACCGGCGTTTGATGGACGAAACCGGCCTGATCGTCGACCCGGCCTGGCTTCCCCATGTCAAGGCCGGGGAATACTGGGCCAGTGAAACCTTCCGACTGTATCCGCAAAGCGCCTGGGCCGTGGACATGCGCCACGGACTGGATCGCGCCGATCACAAGAAGGAAGTCAAGGCGGTTCGCCTGGTGCGGCAGCACCGGACACCGGCGCAGGAGATTGATGGATGA